From Terriglobales bacterium:
GGCAAATACCTGATCTCGGCCTCGGAGAGGAAGATCGTGGTCAAGGTCAACGGCCAGCCTATCAGCGGCCAGCACCAGCTCAACGACGGCGACATCGTCGAGGTCTCGGGCGTGCAGATGACGTTCGGATACGCCGACTGAGTAGTCAGGAGTCGGGAGTCAGAAGTCAGGGAAGGCGGCGACCAGCCCGCCTTCTTTTCTTTGCCGGCGACTGGCGACCGACGACTGCCGACTGGGTTCTGCTACACTCATCCGTTTCTCTTCATATCTTTGGAGGCACTTATGGACATCAAGACCGTCGGCGTGGTCGGCGCCGGCGCCATGGGCAACGGCATCGCCCACGTATTCTCCAAGTCCGGCCACAACGTGATCCTGTGCGACGTGGAGCAACGCTTCCTCGACCGCGCGCTCGACACCATCAACAAGAACATGGAACGCGAGGTCGCCAAGCAGAAGCTCACAGCCGAGGACAAGGCGGCGGCGCTCAAGCGTATCCGCCCGGTGCTCGACCGCAAGGAGCTGGCCGCCTCCGACTTCGTGGTCGAGGCCGCCACCGAGCAATTCCAGATCAAGGCCCAGCTCTTCCGCGAACTGGATTCCGTCCTGCGGCCGGAGGTCCTGCTGGCCTCCAACACCTCGTCCATCTCCATCACCAAGCTGGGGGCGCTCACCAAGCGAGCCGACAAGGTCATCGGCATGCACTTCTTCAACCCGGTGCCGATGATGAAGCTGGTGGAGGTCATCCGTGGCCTGGCCACGGCGAACGAAACCTTCAGCGCGGTGTTCGAGCTGGCAAAGAAACTGGACAAGACGCCGGTCGAGGTCAACGATGCTCCGGGGTTCGTCTCCAATCGGGTGCTCATGCCGCTGCTCAACGAGGCCATGTATGCGGTGATGGAAGGCGTGGCCACGCCCGAGGCGGTGGACGAAGTCTTCAAACTGGGCATGGCCCATCCCATGGGGCCGCTGACCCTGGCTGATTTCATCGGCCTCGACGTCTGCCTCGACATCATGCGGGTGATGCAGGAGGGCTTGGGCGATCCCAAGTACCGTCCCTGTCCGCTGCTCATCAAGTACGTGGACGCCGGCTGGCTGGGACGCAAGTCCGGGCGCGGGTTTTACAAGTACTGAGTGATGCGGCGCGACATCCCGGTGTGGCTGGTGGGCATTGCCTTGGCGGCTCTGCTCGTCTTCGCCGATGTGAAGCTGGACGACAAGGGTGTCACCCTGGCGCTTGCTTCCATGTTCCCCATGGGACTGGGCATCTGGCGCCGCCAGCAACCGTGGCGCTGGGGACTGCTTTGTGCGCTGCCCTTGGTCGTCGGGCGGGTGGTGCTGGTCCGAGTCGAGCACCTGCAGCATTGGGAGGGTGTCGGATATGCCTTCGCCGCAGTCCTTCCCGCCGTCATTGGAGGCTATTTGGGCGCACTCTGCCGGCGGGCGGTCGAGATCCTCTGGCAGGAGAAAGAATAAGTGGTCAGTGGGCAGTGGCCGGTGGTCAGCAAACAAACTCTGGCCACTGCCCACTGGCCGCTCCTTCCACATATATTAACTAAGTCGTTACTCCCGCCGCGTGCGGCATCCGGCTATGCTGCCGGAATGAGTCTTCGTGTCGCCGTGCTGGCCAGCGGGAGCAAGGGCAACAGCACTCTCATCGCCAGCGCGAAGACGCGCATCCTGGTGGACTGCGGGCTCTCCTGCCGCGAGCTCTTCCGCCGCCTGCACGCTGCCGGGGAAGACGCGCACCGCCTCGACGCCATCCTGATCTCTCACGAGCACTCCGACCACGTAAGCGGCCTCCCGGTCATGGCGCGCAAGACCCGGGCGACGGTGTTCATGACCGGCCCGGCCAACGATGCCTGGGGCCGGTCGTGCGACGATTCCGATCTCGCCCGCCTGGAACTTTTTTCTGCCGGCCATCGTTTCACTGTGGGGGACATCGAAGTGACACCCTTTACCGTGCCCCACGATTCCGCCGATCCGGTGGCCTTTACCTTCCGCTGTGACGGGGTGAAGGCAGGCATCGTTACCGACCTCGGTTACATCCCAAGAAGTGTCAGTGAGCATGTCCGGGGGTGCGATGTGCTGGTGATCGAATCCAACCACGACCTGGAGATGCTGCGGACCGGGCCGTATCCGTGGGTGGTGAAGCAGCGGGTGGGGTCGCGGGTGGGACATTTGTCCAATGGCACACTCGCGGATTTTTTTGCCAACGACTATGATGGAAGTGCCGCATTCGTGGTGCTGGCGCATCTTTCGGAGCAGAATAATCACCCGGAGATCGCGCGCCGCACGGCGGAGGCTGCGCTTCAGCCGTGCCGGAACCTGCTGCACAACCGGCTGCTGCTGGCGGCGCAACACGCCGTGCTCGACCCGATCCGGCTTTGATTCGGATGAGTCACCAATGCACTGACAAGGTGGTGGGGGGCATCCTGGCGGGCTGGCGGTACGACATCTCCAGCCTGGCGCCGGAGATGCGCGGCGACTACGAAGCCCACTTCGCCGAATGCGCCCGCTGCCGCTCCCGGCAGCGACTGCACCGCACCATCGACATCTCCCTGATCGTCATCGCCACCATCTCGGCGATGCTGTTCCTGGTGGCCTTCGTCGCGGTGCGCGCTTTCTCGCCCCGCCACGCCCTGATCCTGGAGATCATCGCCCTGGGCGGCTTCGGCTTCTCCATCCTGATGTGGGTGGTGGTGGCCATCGCTACGCCCGCGCCGCTGGTGATGGTGGACGCCGCCAAGACCGGGGCCCGCGCCCTGCACGACCGGCTGCCGGAAAAAGTCCGCGACCGCATCCCGGAAGAGCTCAAGCAGAGAATCTCGTAGTCGCCAATTGGCGTCATCCTGAGGGGCTTTAGTCCCGAAGGATCTCGCGTGTGCCTGACGACCCTGTCGCTGCACGCGAGATGCTTCGCGCGCTGAAGCACGCTCAGCATGACGCCATCTATGGATCACGTCTGCAGGCCGCCGATCAGGTCGGTGATCTTGTCCACCCGGTGCTCGATGCACCAGTTGCGCAGGCCGTCCACGATTTTTTCAGTGGCGCAGGGATCGAAGTA
This genomic window contains:
- a CDS encoding 3-hydroxybutyryl-CoA dehydrogenase, which gives rise to MDIKTVGVVGAGAMGNGIAHVFSKSGHNVILCDVEQRFLDRALDTINKNMEREVAKQKLTAEDKAAALKRIRPVLDRKELAASDFVVEAATEQFQIKAQLFRELDSVLRPEVLLASNTSSISITKLGALTKRADKVIGMHFFNPVPMMKLVEVIRGLATANETFSAVFELAKKLDKTPVEVNDAPGFVSNRVLMPLLNEAMYAVMEGVATPEAVDEVFKLGMAHPMGPLTLADFIGLDVCLDIMRVMQEGLGDPKYRPCPLLIKYVDAGWLGRKSGRGFYKY
- a CDS encoding MBL fold metallo-hydrolase — translated: MSLRVAVLASGSKGNSTLIASAKTRILVDCGLSCRELFRRLHAAGEDAHRLDAILISHEHSDHVSGLPVMARKTRATVFMTGPANDAWGRSCDDSDLARLELFSAGHRFTVGDIEVTPFTVPHDSADPVAFTFRCDGVKAGIVTDLGYIPRSVSEHVRGCDVLVIESNHDLEMLRTGPYPWVVKQRVGSRVGHLSNGTLADFFANDYDGSAAFVVLAHLSEQNNHPEIARRTAEAALQPCRNLLHNRLLLAAQHAVLDPIRL